Sequence from the Maribacter aquivivus genome:
ATTTTAAGTTTTAAATGTAATGAATTTTGAGCATAAAAAAACCCTGACTTTACAGTCAGGGTTTAATATTTATAGTAATTGAATTATTAGAAACTGTAACGAGCGCTTACGTTAAAAGTTCTTCCAAATCCAAAGAATACTTTATTATCAGTAGAAATTCCTTCATAAGTAGCTCCATTACCTTCTGCAAACGTGTTTGTTAAAGATTCAGCAATATACTCTGTATCAAAAAGATTGTTAACGTTAGCTGCAATACTTAGTTTGTTGCTTCCTCCAAAACCAAAAGTGTAATAAGCACCTAAGTCAAAAAGAGTATAACTTGGCAAACGTAGTGAACCTTGGTTATCAGCAGAATCAAAATCTTCAGCATTTAAGAATGCATATAATCTTGACGCATTGTAAAGATTTGCACTAATTTTAAGATCTTCTATTGGTCTAATGATCATTTCTAAGTTAGTTGTGAACTGAGCAGCATCTCCAACTTTAACACCATCTAAGAATAAAGTTACATCTGGATCAATAACATTTCTATCATCATCTAAAGCTTGACCGAATGCATTACCTGAATATTCCCAATCACCTAAAGAAAGCATTCCTCTAAACTGTACAACATCTGATGCACGGTAGTCAGCTTCTATCTCGATACCTTGGTGAATTTGTTCTACACCGTTAATGTTCGCGTTACCTTCATCTCCTGTAGGAGTTTCAACACCAATGCTAACGAATCTATCTTTCCAAGTAGTTCTGTATATATTAACTTTAGCTCTGAAATCACCAAGATTAAGACCGTAACCCATTTCTAAACCAAGTACTTTCTCGTTGGTCAAATCTGGATTTAATTCATTTTGAAAGTTGATATAAACTGCATCAAACTGAGGTTGTTTTGAATAATAACCAGCATTAAAGAATACGTTATTAGCTTCATTCAAGTTAAAGTTAGCACCACCTTTAATGTTTCCACCTAAGATGTTCTCCCAATCTGTTTCTTGTAAAGGATCAGAATCTAAATAGTTAAAATAATCAATTCTCTTAAATCCTTGATTAGAAATACCACCCTGAAGAAAACCAGATACTATACCATCAGTATATTCTACCTGACCAAAAGCACCTGTCCATCTTACTAGACCATCGTTGTAATAATCAATTTTTTCTTCATCATCAATGCTCTTAAATACATTAACAATTGATGAAAAATCTGAATCTACAGCACCATCTTGACGAACAATATGGTTTGGATTGTTGATATTATCATCATCAAAATAACCATCTGCTCCTAAAAGATTATCTAATCTTCTGTAGTGTATACCTTTATAACTTCTTAAATCCACTCCAACATCATAATTCCACTTTTCATTGATTTGAGTATTCAAGTTAGCGATAACACCAAACCAGTTGTGTGAGTTGATAGAAGCTCTTCTAGCTAAACCATCACCAAAACTTGTTGTAATATATTCACCATCACCATTTGCAGATAATTGGTAATCGTTACCATCGTAAAAAGTAACCGCCTCACCACCGTTAAAACGAGAAATTAAATCGTAATCAACCTGCCCTGTTTCAGGAATTCTATATCTACTAGAACTAGCAAAACCAAAGCTTGGTCCTGAACCAATATCACCAGTACCACCACCACGACCAAAAGATGCGTAAGCAGAAGTTGATAATGTTGATTTTTCAGATGCTTTCCATTCCCAAGTTAAAGATGTAATAGGCTTATGATAAAAATTTCTTCTCCAACCAAATTCTTCACCGTTCAAAGTACCACCATTATAGTTATATTTTGCACCATACTCTAAGTGATCAGCTAAAGTTGCCACATTAAAGAAACTTGATGTTCTTTGATTGTGAACCTGAGGAGCACCTGTTAATACAAACTGAAAATTATGCTTTTCATTAGGCTCGTAACCCAAACCAATAAAATAGTTGTAACCTTCAAATTCCGTTCCTTGAATATAACCATCACCTGCTGTTCTACCTAATAAAATAGATGCAGCAAAACCTTTATCAGATTTTCCAGTATTGTATGCAACAGTAGTTTTTAAGTAGCCATCATTACCACCACCTAAAGTTACTGTACCACCTTCTTCTTGTTCGGTAGACTTTGTAATAACATTAATAGTACCACCTACAGATGATATAGCTAATTTAGAAGAACCTAAACCTCTTTGAACTTGCATAGCAGTAGTAACATCACCTAAACCAGCCCAGTTACTCCAATATACAGCTCCATTTTCCATATCGTTAACTGGAATACCGTTAACCATTACAGCAGTGTTTCTAGAATCAAAACCTCTTACATTAACTCTACCGTCACCAAAACCACCACCCGTTTTGGTAGCATATATAGAAGGAGTAGATTTAAGTATCTCAGGTAATTCTTGAGAACCTAATTTTTCTTGTATCTCAGAAGCTTTAATAGTTGAAACAGCTACAGGAGTTTCTCTATCCTTTGCTATATCTAAAATTCCAGTTACAACAACACCTTCTAATTCTTCAGCATTAGGCTCCAAAACAATAGAACCAATATTTCCTGAAGCAGTAAAAGCAACTTGCTTTGAATTAAAACCGATGTAAGAAATTACTAAAGTTCCAGATGCAGAACTTGTGTTAATTGTAAAATTACCATCAAAATCAGTTGATGTTCCATTTGTTGTTCCTTTTACTATTACTGTAGCACCTGGCAACGGACTATTTGAGTCGCCATCTAATACAGTACCAGTAATTGGTCCTTGTGAAAAAGCAGTTACGGTCATTAAAAATGCCGCTAATGCAAAATACATTTTTTTCATTTTCTTCGAGTATTTGTTAGTTTTTTAACTTGCTGCAAAAGTCAATTATTTTTAAACCTCCAACGTTAAGAGAACGTTAAATCAGCAAGACAAAAATACCTAAAAACCAAACACAATTTATGTGAAAATGAAATAGTTATCCATTTAATAGGAACTTTACAGTATTAAGAATTATTTCTTAAAATATTGCAAAAGTCTCAATGTAGAACTGTCGTGATCAGAAATATCTGAATTGTTAATATCATCTAGAATAGTACCAGCGAGCTGTTTTCCTAATTCTACACCCCATTGATCATAACTAAATATGTTCCAAATCACTCCTTGTACAAAAATCTTATGCTCATATAAAGCTATTAAAGAGCCTAAACTTTTTGGAGTCAGCTTATTCATTAAAATAGTATTAGTAGGTTTGTTACCCGCAAATACCTTGAACGAAGCTAGCTTATTAATTTCTGCTTCAGATAAATCTTTAGTCTTTAATTCTGCAACTACTTCTTCTTTAGTTTTACCATTCATTAAAGCCTCGGTCTGTGCGAAATAATTTGCCATCAATTTATTATGATGGTCCTTATCGCCATGTAAAGAATGTTTGAAACCAATAAAGTCTGTTGGTATTAATTTAGTACCCTGGTGTATTAACTGAAAAAAGGCATGCTGAGAATTTGTACCTGGTTCTCCCCAAATAATAGTTCCTGTTTCATAACCAACTTTATTACCAGCTCTATCTACACTTTTACCATTACTTTCCATTATACCCTGCTGTAAGTAGGCTGAAAATCTACTTAAATATTGTGCATAAGGAATTATTGCCTCTGTCTCTGCACCATAAAAGTTATTATACCAAACACTTATTAGTGCCATAACAACCGGAATGTTCTCTGAGAATTCGGTTTCCTTAAAATGTACATCGGTTTCATTGGCACCTTGTAACATTGCATCAAAGTTATCATAACCAACCGCCAAGGCAATTGTTAATCCAACAGCACTCCACAAAGAGAATCTACCACCTACCCAGTCCCACATTGGGAATACATTAGCAGCGTCTATACCGAATTCAGCAATTTTTTCACTATTAGTTGATACCGCAGCAAAGTGCTTTGCAATATCTTCTTGCGTACCATGATTCAAAAACCACTTCTTAATAGTAGTAGCGTTACTTAATGTTTCTTGTGTTGTAAAAGTTTTAGAAACTACAACGAACAACGTTGTCTCAGGATCTAATGTTTTTAAGATTTCATGAACATGATCACCATCTACATTACTAACAAAATGTATAGACAATTGGTTCTTATAAAATTTCAACGCTTCAGTTACCATTGCAGGACCTAGATCTGAACCGCCAATACCTATATTTACTACATCGGTAAATGCCTTACCGGTATATCCTTTTAATTCGCCATTGATTACAGAGTTGGTAAATTCTTTAATATGCTCTTTTACCTCATATATCTCTGGCATTACATTTTCACCATCAACCAAAACAACATCGTCCCTTTTAGCACGAAGTGCTGTATGCAAAACAGCTCTGCCTTCTGTTTCGTTGATTAGATCTCCACCAAAATAATCTTTTATAGCTCCTTTTAAATTTACCTCATCAGCCAATTTAAGCAACATCTGCATTGTCTCCTCTGATATTCTGTTTTTTGAATAATCAAAAAGGAAATCATTCCACTGTAATGTGAATTTTTCAGCTCTTTTTGCATCCGAAGAAAACAAACTTCTCAGATGCGTACCTTTAGTTTCTTCGTAATGAGCCGTTAATTTCTTCCAAATATCAGTTTGCTGTGGGTTTATTTTATTTAGTGCCATTTTCTTGATTAAGTGTTAGTAAATCCTCGTCTTCTTCTATTAAAACTTTAGGATAGATTATACAATCTAATTGTTCTTTATATGTTGCGATATACGCGAAGTATTCTTCTTTTAAGCTATCATGTAAAGGCTCTGCTTGCGGTAGTTCTTCTTGCAATGGATCCACTTGTTTACCATTTTTCCAAAAGCGATAGCACACATGTGGTCCACCTGTATTACCTGTCATACCAATCCATCCAATTACATCTCCCTGACGCACAAACTCACCCTTCTTTACCTTTTGAGCTTTCATGTGTAGATACTGTGTTGAATACGTACCATTATGTCTGATCTTAACATATTTACCATTACCGCCTCTTCTTGTAGACTCTACAACAGTACCATCTGCTGTAGCCATAATTGGTGTACCTATAGGCGCCGCATAATCTGTTCCTTTATGTGGTCGTAATTTATAACCGTAGTATTTTATTCTTCTTTTAAGATTGTACCTAGAAGATAATCTACCATACTCAACTGGCATTCTTAAAAACGTTCTCCTTAGGTTATTTGCATTCTCATCAAAGTAATCAACCAAACTTCTTAGCGAATCATTTTCATAAGCGAAGGCATATATAGGTTTGCCATTATGCTCAAAATATGCTGCTTCAATAGGCTCTGCACCTGCATATACCGTATCATTTATAAATTTCTCATTGTAGATGATCTTAAACTTATCGTTCTTTTGTAATCTAGAGAAATCAATTGTCCATGCATACACATTAGCTAGGTTATGCGTAACGTTATAATCTACACCCTGTTCTAATATAGCTTCTGACAAACTAGATTCTATTACTCCCGAAACTTCTCGCTGAACAAATTTAACCTTATTCTTATCCTTATATACATTAACACTATCGCGTAAATCTACAACGGTAAAGTTAATTGGATCGTTCTCATAAATAAATACCTGTGCTTGTGCTGTGGTATCTTTAGATTGCAAAATAGTGTATGGCTTACCTACACGAATTTTACGAACGTCAAAACTATCTTTAAAATTCTCTGAAATAGCCAGAACCTTTGGATAGTCTACTTTATTCTTCTGCATTAATTCACCAAAACTATCGCCATATTTAATAGTATCTAACTTAACATTGAATTCGTCTAAATTAAAACCAAATCTCTCATTTACTTGTGGCACTTCAGCAACCTTAACATTTTGAGCTACGTCTTTCTTCTCATTATCGGCGTCTTTGCATGATGCAATTACTATTAATGCCAATAATACTCCCCAATACTTCTGCATTATTCTACTCTTGATTTATCTGGATTTAACATATGGTCTACCCACTGCTTACCCCAATTATTTAATTCTTGTTCAGTGTATAATTCTGGAAAAAAAACGATTTTCTGAAAACTAGGCGGCAAATATTCTTTCCAATTTGTACCTCCTGTAGCTTCTATGTCACCAGTCTCTTTTCTTAAATACCTATGAGCAGACCCCATGTGCATTAGTTGCCAATTAATGTTGGCGTTTACATCTAATGTTTTCAAAGAAGCTACCAAAGTTTTATCTTCTCTCTGCTCTTTGGGTAAACTTAGGTATTTATGATATATTGTTGCGTTCTCTACCTGTTTTGCTATTCTTATTAGCCTAGGCGTATAACGATACTCGAACTGTTTTAAGGTCAAGGTTTTTTCGCCTGTATCTTTATCTGTAGCACCTTTTTTCCAATAGATATGTTCGTATAATTCTTCTATAGTAGATTCTGAAGAAAATTGAGCTCTTTCCGAAACATGAACTAAATTCTCTAAAGGTGTAGCATATAGTTCAATCATTCTAAACTGAGCAGACTGAAAACCACTTGCTGGCAGCAGTGCCATACGGTATTGCAAAAACTGCTCACGCTCCATACCCTTAATCATTACACTAAATGACGAAATAAGCACTTTGTAATAACTATTAACTCTTCTAACCTTTTCTATAAAAAAATCTAAGCTGTTACTTTTATCATCTACCAATTGTTTTTGCTCATGCAAAATCAATTTAAAATAAAGCTCGGTAATTTGATGATACATGATGAAAATCTCTTCATCAGGAAAATGTGTTCTTGGAACCTGTAGACTTAATAAAGTATCTAGATGAATATAATCCCAATAGGTAAGATAACGTTGGTGCAATAACCCATCTAAATAAGAGCTTAGATCTTGCCCTGAATCTTTATATTTTTCTTCTAACTTAGAGATTTGGGATTTAATCTTCTCTTTATCTTCCATTTGGGGTCTAATCCATTATAATTTTAAACTGATGCTTAAGACCATTATAACCATCTATATCTGCTTTTATAGCACCCACCGCTAAATCTGCTTTAATTCTTATAGGAATTCGATTGTCGTCATTCGACACCCATAATGATAAGCTTTCTTGCTCTTTAAATACACGCCCCGATTGTACCAAGGGTCTAAACTTCAAGCATTCTACTTTACCATATTTTGTATTTACAACTTCAACACCTAAATATTTAAGTTTAAAGTCGAAAATACCGTCATCGTCATAAAGCATTTTCAGGGTAATCGCTTTTCCTACTTCAAGGTCTTCCGTTTTATAGTTGTTCCTTAAAAAATAAAAAGCGGATATTAGATCCTGTATATTGTTCTCTAATGTAAAATTAAGCTTTTTCTTGTTTTTCTTATCATTAAGTTCTGCTTTAGATGTATTATGATCAAAGTTTATTTCTACATCTTTCTTATAACCACCTTCATTAATTTTACGAACGAACCTATATGGTTTGCCATCTTGTTTATCAAAATAACTTTCATAGGTATCATCTACCTTAAAAAACCAACTAGCTACACCCGTTGTTTCGCCATGACCAACTACATGATAAACAGATTTATCATCTATAGTCGCAGAATTTACCTGCAGCGTCGCATAACTTGCGTTTAAAAAACCATAATGCATTCTAAACTTCAACCACTCTCCTGTCTTAAAAGCCGACTGAGAACCTTGACCTTGGACACCAAAATATGTTAAGATAAGGGCGAATAAAAATAGTTTTTTCATAGTCCGTATTTTAATGTAAAAATAGTCATAGATAACTCTCTATAACTTTCATTACAATATCTTAAACAAAATTTATTCCAAAGTATTGTTGTATAAAAAAAGCCCAGCTTAAAAACTGGGCTTTTCCTAAATAACCAACCAAACTTTAAATTATGAAAAACCACTACTTAAAGTTGTAAGGGAACCACCCCTTAGCTGATGTAAATTTAAGGCACATTATTCTACCCACAGTACGGTTTAACTTACTTTAATGATAACCTTAACAGTTATTCACACTTCTAATAGATATTTAGGAAACTATTAAGAAAAGGAAGATATATTAAACCCTTTTTCTAGCTGCAATTTTAAATTAAACAATATTAAAACCAGTAGCCTACGCTTACAAAGAATTGAGACTTATCTATTTCTGGTGTCCACGAATACATGAGGTTCACCGGACCCAAAAATGACTCCAGACCATACCCTATTCCATAACCCGAGTATGTTGGCGCCTTAAACCAATCTCCTGTTCTAAAAAGATCATCATCAACATTTGCGAAATTTGCCGTGAACAAAGCATGGTTCTTTTTGGCAAATTCATAATCTAACCTCGCATATGCTTTTACGAAACTGTTACCAGGCAGACTTATAAAATCATACCCAACAAATGGAACAAAATTATTTATAAAATCTGTTCCATAACCACCAAGAAGAAAATCAAAAGAAGTAACGTTAGAAGTTCCCAATTTAAAACCACCTTCTGTTTCTATATTTATAGACAGCCTATTCACCAAAGGCATTGCCATACCTAAACGAGCTTTAGATATAGAAAAATCTTTAAAATTATTATTAAAATCTGATGACAATACATAATAATGCATATCACCGTTAAAATATAAGCCTCTAGACGGAAAATATTTATCGTCGTACGTATCTAATTTCAATGACCCAAAGGCACTTATAAAGTTACTCCTCTCAAAATATGTTCTACCATTACTAGATGTAGTACCTGGCGTAGTAACATCGGGTGTATCACCAAATGTTCTTGTACTGTATTGTAAATGCTTAAACTCCGCACCAAGTGTAAACGCAAACTCTTCTTTAACTACGGTTTGTATATACAGCTGGTTTGTAAAGTCAGAAACATTTAAATTAATTCTATTAAGTGTAGTTCCTGCGCCTACTTCAAAATTATCCTCTATTAAATCAAAATTAATTTCTTGCTCAAAATCATTGAATCTAGAATTAATTCCAAAACTCCAATAAGTACCTTTATCTATATAATATTCAAAGTTATATCTAATATTATCACCTAAAATAAAATCAAAGGAAGCGACATCGTCTTTTGACAGTATTCTCTTTTTTGTAATATTAATAAGCGCCCCACTTTTATACAAATCATCAAAATGAGCCCCTAACCTCAAAAACGAGGTATTTCTAGTTTCATCTAACGGAAGAATTAAATCTTCACCACCATTTAAATTATCAAGCAATTTATACTTGATTGTTCTAAAGTTACCTGTTGCAGATAAATTACTCATACCTTGTTGCAACTTTTTAAAGTTAATAGGCTCGTCTAAATTAAACCGCAACTTACCCTTTACATAACCTCTAGTATGAACAGTATTACCATCAATCAACAACCTATTGATCGTTAGCTTTTCATCTGGCTCAATTACAGAAATTGAATTTTTACTTTTTTCAAAACCTGTCGCCAGCTCTCTTAGTTCGTCAATTTTTAAATTAGCCGCATCTTCACCCGTTTTTACAATTTCACCTAACCTATTAAAATCTATTACAGAGTACTCTTCTATATTCGGCTTTATATAAATATCTGTCTTTTTAGACTTGATCTTCATATCTGCAACTGTACGGTAATTATTTATTTGTAATAATATTTCAGTTGCCGACAACAAGGCTTCCCTGTCAGATAAATCATGTTGAACATCTACGCCAATTATAATATCAGCGCCCATTGCCCTAACTTCATCTATAGGATAATTATTAACCACACCACCATCTATCAACACTTTATCATTAATGATCGTAGGCTCAAAAAGAGATGGCAATGTTCCACTTGCCAAAATAGCTTCTGGTAAATATCCTGAGTTTAAAATTACCTGTTTACCTGTTTCAATATCGGTCGCTATACATACAAACGGAGTTGGCAACATATTAAAATCATCTATATCTTTTACATGATATAATAGCCTAACAAACTCATTATATATATTCTGCCCGCCCGAAAATGCCGGAGGCACGGTAACTTTGAAATTCTTGAAGGGCAGCGTCAATGAGTAACGTTCAGAATCTTCCTTTTCATAAAAGGTTTTGGCACTTCTAGGAAGATTATCTTGAATTAACGAACCAATATTGGTTGTCTTAAAGATAGAATCTAATTCATTAGCAGTATAGCCCGCTGCGTATAAAGCACCTACAATAGCACCCATACTAGAACCGCCTATATAATCAATTTCAACACCTGCTTCTTCTATAATTTTTAAAGCACCTATATGCGCCATACCTTTTGCACCGCCGCCACTTAATACCAAACCAATTTTAGGCTTTTTCTTTTCCTCTTTATTTTGAGCAAACAAAGAGCCGACACTCAATAAAAGCACCGACAACAGTATTGGTATTCTACCTAAATTATTCTTTACGAAAAGATTCATATATCTTTTTTGCTTTTGATGCCCCTACCTCTTCACTTAGACTTTCTATAGAAGCTTCTTTGATGCGTTTTACCGATTTGAATTTCTTCAACAATTGCTGTGCTGTCTTTTCACCGACACCATCTATACCTTCTAATTCAGAATTAATAGCTCCTTTACTTCTTTTATTTCTATGAAACGTTATCCCGAATCTGTGGGCTTCATTTCGTAAATATTGAATTATTTTAAGACTCTCAGACTTCTTATCCAAATACAAAGGTATAGGGTCTTCTGGAAAGTAAATCTCCTCTAATCGTTTTGCAATACCAATAATAGCAATTTTACCACGCAACCCTAAAAGATCTAAACTTTTTAAAGCTGATGATAATTGACCCTTTCCACCATCAATAACAATTAACTGAGGCAATGGCTGCATTTCTTCTTGCAATCTTTTATACCTACGGTACACCACTTCTTCCATAGATGCAAAATCATCAGGACCAGTTACTGTCTTTATGTTATAATGTCTGTACTCTTTTTTTGACGGCTTTCCATCTCTAAAAACAACACATGCCGCCACAGGGTTGCTACCTTGAATATTACTGTTATCAAAACACTCAATATGCCTAGGCTCTGCAGATAACCTTATATCTTTTTTCATCTGCGCCATTATTCTATTAGTATGACGATCAGGATCAATTATTTTAATTTGGTTAAAACGTTCTTGCCTAAAGAATTTGGCATTACGTTCAGACAAATCTAGAATTCGCTTTTTATCTCCCAATTTCGGAACAGTTACTTTTAACCCTGGCGATACAGCTATATTAAAAGGTACGTAAAGTTCTTTTGAATCAGATTTAAATCGATCTCTAATTTCAACAATAGCCAATTCTAGCAAATCTTCATCTTTCTCTTCAAGTTTCTTCTTAATTTCCATAGTATGGGACCTTATTATTGACCCATGCGCCAACTGAAGAAAATTAACATACGCAAAAGCATTGTCTGATATTATACTGAATACATCTACATTACTGATCTTAGGGTTTACTATTGTCGTTTTAACCTGATAATTTTCTAAAACATCTATCTTATCTTTTATCTCTTGAGCTTCTTCAAACTTCATTTCTTCTGCCAGAGCTTTCATCTGGCTTTTAAAATAAGTGATCGATGATTTAAAATTTCCTTTTACAATTTCGCGTATATCATCTATTTGCCGATCATATTCTGTTATAGATTGATATCCTTCACACGGTCCTTTGCAATTGCCTAAATGATATTCTAAACACACCTTATATTTACCTGCATTAATTTTCTCGGCAGATAAATCATAATTGCATGTTCTTAATGGATACACACTTTTAATCAAATCTAAAAGCACACGCACTGTTTTCATACTAGTATACGGACCAAAATATTCAGAGCCATCTTTTATCACCCTTCTGGTCGGGAAAAATCTTGGAAATCGTTCATTTTTAAGACAAAGCCAAGGGTATGACTTATCATCCTTTAATAATACATTATACCTAGGTCTTAATTCTTTAATTAAATTATTTTCCAACAAAAGGGCATCTGACTCCGTTGGCACTACAATATGCTTAATAGACCGAATCTTTTTGACTAAAACACGAGTTTTACCATATTCATGATTCTTGTTGAAATAGGATGAAACTCGTTTCTTTAAATTCTTTGCCTTACCCACATATAATATACCGTCATTACTGTCGTAAAACTGATATACTCCCGGACCGGTAGGTAATGCACTTAGCTGTATGTTTATGGGAATTTCTGTCATAATTTGATACCACTAATTTAGTCTATAAAACTCATTTCGTATTACACCACATGAGTAAATTCTAATTACAATTCTTTTTAAGTGATTATGAATATGATATTTAATGGACCTATATTTTTACATCTAAATAATATTACCTTATTCATATTATGGTATTAATAATTTGAAATA
This genomic interval carries:
- a CDS encoding peptidoglycan DD-metalloendopeptidase family protein, whose translation is MQKYWGVLLALIVIASCKDADNEKKDVAQNVKVAEVPQVNERFGFNLDEFNVKLDTIKYGDSFGELMQKNKVDYPKVLAISENFKDSFDVRKIRVGKPYTILQSKDTTAQAQVFIYENDPINFTVVDLRDSVNVYKDKNKVKFVQREVSGVIESSLSEAILEQGVDYNVTHNLANVYAWTIDFSRLQKNDKFKIIYNEKFINDTVYAGAEPIEAAYFEHNGKPIYAFAYENDSLRSLVDYFDENANNLRRTFLRMPVEYGRLSSRYNLKRRIKYYGYKLRPHKGTDYAAPIGTPIMATADGTVVESTRRGGNGKYVKIRHNGTYSTQYLHMKAQKVKKGEFVRQGDVIGWIGMTGNTGGPHVCYRFWKNGKQVDPLQEELPQAEPLHDSLKEEYFAYIATYKEQLDCIIYPKVLIEEDEDLLTLNQENGTK
- the pgi gene encoding glucose-6-phosphate isomerase, which gives rise to MALNKINPQQTDIWKKLTAHYEETKGTHLRSLFSSDAKRAEKFTLQWNDFLFDYSKNRISEETMQMLLKLADEVNLKGAIKDYFGGDLINETEGRAVLHTALRAKRDDVVLVDGENVMPEIYEVKEHIKEFTNSVINGELKGYTGKAFTDVVNIGIGGSDLGPAMVTEALKFYKNQLSIHFVSNVDGDHVHEILKTLDPETTLFVVVSKTFTTQETLSNATTIKKWFLNHGTQEDIAKHFAAVSTNSEKIAEFGIDAANVFPMWDWVGGRFSLWSAVGLTIALAVGYDNFDAMLQGANETDVHFKETEFSENIPVVMALISVWYNNFYGAETEAIIPYAQYLSRFSAYLQQGIMESNGKSVDRAGNKVGYETGTIIWGEPGTNSQHAFFQLIHQGTKLIPTDFIGFKHSLHGDKDHHNKLMANYFAQTEALMNGKTKEEVVAELKTKDLSEAEINKLASFKVFAGNKPTNTILMNKLTPKSLGSLIALYEHKIFVQGVIWNIFSYDQWGVELGKQLAGTILDDINNSDISDHDSSTLRLLQYFKK
- a CDS encoding DUF3108 domain-containing protein, with amino-acid sequence MKKLFLFALILTYFGVQGQGSQSAFKTGEWLKFRMHYGFLNASYATLQVNSATIDDKSVYHVVGHGETTGVASWFFKVDDTYESYFDKQDGKPYRFVRKINEGGYKKDVEINFDHNTSKAELNDKKNKKKLNFTLENNIQDLISAFYFLRNNYKTEDLEVGKAITLKMLYDDDGIFDFKLKYLGVEVVNTKYGKVECLKFRPLVQSGRVFKEQESLSLWVSNDDNRIPIRIKADLAVGAIKADIDGYNGLKHQFKIIMD
- a CDS encoding patatin-like phospholipase family protein, encoding MNLFVKNNLGRIPILLSVLLLSVGSLFAQNKEEKKKPKIGLVLSGGGAKGMAHIGALKIIEEAGVEIDYIGGSSMGAIVGALYAAGYTANELDSIFKTTNIGSLIQDNLPRSAKTFYEKEDSERYSLTLPFKNFKVTVPPAFSGGQNIYNEFVRLLYHVKDIDDFNMLPTPFVCIATDIETGKQVILNSGYLPEAILASGTLPSLFEPTIINDKVLIDGGVVNNYPIDEVRAMGADIIIGVDVQHDLSDREALLSATEILLQINNYRTVADMKIKSKKTDIYIKPNIEEYSVIDFNRLGEIVKTGEDAANLKIDELRELATGFEKSKNSISVIEPDEKLTINRLLIDGNTVHTRGYVKGKLRFNLDEPINFKKLQQGMSNLSATGNFRTIKYKLLDNLNGGEDLILPLDETRNTSFLRLGAHFDDLYKSGALINITKKRILSKDDVASFDFILGDNIRYNFEYYIDKGTYWSFGINSRFNDFEQEINFDLIEDNFEVGAGTTLNRINLNVSDFTNQLYIQTVVKEEFAFTLGAEFKHLQYSTRTFGDTPDVTTPGTTSSNGRTYFERSNFISAFGSLKLDTYDDKYFPSRGLYFNGDMHYYVLSSDFNNNFKDFSISKARLGMAMPLVNRLSINIETEGGFKLGTSNVTSFDFLLGGYGTDFINNFVPFVGYDFISLPGNSFVKAYARLDYEFAKKNHALFTANFANVDDDLFRTGDWFKAPTYSGYGIGYGLESFLGPVNLMYSWTPEIDKSQFFVSVGYWF
- a CDS encoding tryptophan 2,3-dioxygenase family protein, with the protein product MEDKEKIKSQISKLEEKYKDSGQDLSSYLDGLLHQRYLTYWDYIHLDTLLSLQVPRTHFPDEEIFIMYHQITELYFKLILHEQKQLVDDKSNSLDFFIEKVRRVNSYYKVLISSFSVMIKGMEREQFLQYRMALLPASGFQSAQFRMIELYATPLENLVHVSERAQFSSESTIEELYEHIYWKKGATDKDTGEKTLTLKQFEYRYTPRLIRIAKQVENATIYHKYLSLPKEQREDKTLVASLKTLDVNANINWQLMHMGSAHRYLRKETGDIEATGGTNWKEYLPPSFQKIVFFPELYTEQELNNWGKQWVDHMLNPDKSRVE
- a CDS encoding TonB-dependent receptor, which produces MKKMYFALAAFLMTVTAFSQGPITGTVLDGDSNSPLPGATVIVKGTTNGTSTDFDGNFTINTSSASGTLVISYIGFNSKQVAFTASGNIGSIVLEPNAEELEGVVVTGILDIAKDRETPVAVSTIKASEIQEKLGSQELPEILKSTPSIYATKTGGGFGDGRVNVRGFDSRNTAVMVNGIPVNDMENGAVYWSNWAGLGDVTTAMQVQRGLGSSKLAISSVGGTINVITKSTEQEEGGTVTLGGGNDGYLKTTVAYNTGKSDKGFAASILLGRTAGDGYIQGTEFEGYNYFIGLGYEPNEKHNFQFVLTGAPQVHNQRTSSFFNVATLADHLEYGAKYNYNGGTLNGEEFGWRRNFYHKPITSLTWEWKASEKSTLSTSAYASFGRGGGTGDIGSGPSFGFASSSRYRIPETGQVDYDLISRFNGGEAVTFYDGNDYQLSANGDGEYITTSFGDGLARRASINSHNWFGVIANLNTQINEKWNYDVGVDLRSYKGIHYRRLDNLLGADGYFDDDNINNPNHIVRQDGAVDSDFSSIVNVFKSIDDEEKIDYYNDGLVRWTGAFGQVEYTDGIVSGFLQGGISNQGFKRIDYFNYLDSDPLQETDWENILGGNIKGGANFNLNEANNVFFNAGYYSKQPQFDAVYINFQNELNPDLTNEKVLGLEMGYGLNLGDFRAKVNIYRTTWKDRFVSIGVETPTGDEGNANINGVEQIHQGIEIEADYRASDVVQFRGMLSLGDWEYSGNAFGQALDDDRNVIDPDVTLFLDGVKVGDAAQFTTNLEMIIRPIEDLKISANLYNASRLYAFLNAEDFDSADNQGSLRLPSYTLFDLGAYYTFGFGGSNKLSIAANVNNLFDTEYIAESLTNTFAEGNGATYEGISTDNKVFFGFGRTFNVSARYSF